In Phreatobacter cathodiphilus, the genomic window CCAGCTTGCTCATGGCGGCATAATCCTGTCTGCGCTGCGTGCGCGGGCCGCACGTCCCCGCCACGGATGACGCGATGATGACGGGCGCATGACGGCCCCGCTGTATTCCCCAGAAATCGCGCGGCCGCCTTCTGCCCGAAACCTGTCACACGACTGTAATTCGGCTGGCCTAGAGCGCTGGGCAGGCGAAGGCTCGTCCCTTTGCCGCCTCGCTGTTCACCGGGAGCTGGCGGATGCTGACGATCGACGGGCTGTCGCGACGCTTCGGGGCGAAGATCGCGGTGGACGACGTCTCGCTGGATGTGTCCCGCGGCGCCTTCGTCGGCATCATCGGCCGCTCGGGCGCCGGCAAGTCCACCCTGCTGCGCATGATCAACCGCCTGCAGGAACCCTCCTCCGGTCGCATCCTCTGCGAAGGCCGCGACGTCACCGCCCTCTCGGGGGCGGCGCTGCGCGACTGGCGCCAGTCCTGCGCCATGATCTTCCAGCAGTTCAACCTGGTCGGCCGCCTCGACGTGCTGACCAACGTGCTGATGGGCCGTCTCAACCATGTGGGACAGACCCGCTCGCTGCTCAAGCTCTGGAGCGCCGAGGACAAGGCCATCGCCCTCTCCGCCCTGGAGCAGTTCGACATCGCCTCGCTCGCCGCGCAGCGTGCCGAAAGCCTGTCCGGCGGCCAGCAGCAGCGCGTCGCCATCGCCCGCGCCCTGGTGCAGGAACCGAAGATCATCCTCGCCGACGAGCCCATCGCCTCGCTCGACCCGCGCAACACCCGCATCGTCATGGATGCGCTGCAGCGGATCAACCGGCACTACGGCATCACCGTCGTCTGCAACCTCCATTCCCTCGACCTCGCCAGGTCCTATTGCGACCGGCTGGTCGGCATGGCCCAGGGTCGTGTCGTCTTCGACGGCGCGCCCGCTGACCTCACCGACGACGTCGCCCGCGACCTCTACGGCATCGAATCCGGCGACGTCCTCGACGGCCACACGCCCGTTCCCGTCCCTGCCCCGGCCCTGCCGGCGGCGGCCTTCGCCTGACGCATTCCCTCATCCACCCCGGGTCCCGGAGACCATCCCATGTTTGACCGCCGCCAGATCGTCGCCGGCCTCGCCGGCCTTCCCTTCGCCTCCGCTGCCGCTTCCGCCCAGGGCGCCTGGCAGACGCGCTTTCCCGAGCTCGTCTTCGCCGTCGTGCCGGCAGAGAACGCCTCGGGCCTCACCGAGCGCATGGCGCCGTTCAACGCCTACCTGTCGAAGGAGCTCGGCGTGAAGGTGACGCTCCGCATCGCCAACGACTATGCCGCGGTGATCGAGGGCCAGCGTGCCGGCCAGATCCATCTCGGGTATTATGGCCCCTCCTCCTATGTGCGCGCCCACACCGTCACCAACGGCGGCGTCGAGCCCTTCGTCACGACGATCAATTCCGACGGCTCGATCGGCTACTATTCGGTGCTCTATGTGAAGGCCAACAGCACCGCCGCCTCGATCCAGGACCTGAAGGGCAAGAATCTCTGCCTCGTCGACCCCAACTCGACCTCGGGCAACAACGTGCCGCGCTTCGCCATGAGCCGCATGGGCATCGCCAATCCGGACCAGCATTTCGCTCGCGTCGTCTATGCGGGCAGCCACGAGAATGCCATCACGGCGGTGGCCCAGGGCACCTGCGACGCCGCCTTCAACTGGTGGAACTCCGAGCAGGACTCGAACTTCTCGCGCATGGTCAACAAGAACATGGTGCGCAACGAGGACTTCAAGATCATCTTCAAGTCCGACCTGATCGCGGGGTCGCCCTATGCTTGGCTCACCGCGCTGCCGGCAGACGCCAAGGCCGCCATCCTGAAGGCCTTCCTCGAGGCTCCGCAGAAGGACAAGGCCGCCTTCGACCGCCTCTCCGACGGCAAGGACCGCGGCTTCCAGAAGGTCACGCATCAGGACTACATCCCCGTCGTGGAACTTCAGAAGTTCGTCGATCAGATGCGCCGCGCCCGCTCCTGACGGCATGAACCGGGGCTCCCGCCGCGCGGGAGCCCCTCGTCGTTCCGAAGACACGCCCAGGACATCCGCCATGCTCTCGCGCCGGCTCGCCCTGGCCCTCGCCGCCAGTCTGACCCTCGCCGCGCCGGCCCTCGGGCAGGCGGAGGACTGGCGCCGCACCCATCCCGAACTCGTCTTCTCGATCATTCCGTCCGAGAATTCCTCGGGCGTGCTCGACCGCTATTCCCCCTTCATGGCCTACCTGTCGAAGGCCCTCGGCGTGAAGGTGACCCTCAGGGTCGCCAGCGACTATGCCGCGGTGATCGAGAGCCTGCGCGCCGGACAGGTCCACTTCGCCCATATGGGCCCGGCCGCCTATGCCCGCGCCGCCATCGTCACCCAGAACGGCGTCGAGCCGCTCGTGACCATGGCCAACTCCCAGGGCGCCATCGGCTACTATTCGGTGCTCTACGTGCGCGCCGCCGACCCGGCCCAGAGCCTTGCGGACCTCCGGGGCCGGAACCTCTGCCTCGTCGACCCCAATTCGGCCTCCGGCAACAACGTGCCGCGCTTCGCCATGAACAAGCTCGGCATCGACCCCGAGGCCCATTTCGGCAAGATCGTCTATTCCGGGAGCCACGAGAACGCGGTGATCGGCCTCGGCCAGGGCACCTGCGACGCCGCCTTCAACTGGTGGAACACCGAGCGCGAGTCGAACCTTCTGCGCATGGTCGCCAAGTCCATGGCCCGTGCCGAGGACTACCGCATCATCTTCCGTTCCGACCTCATTCCCGGCTCGCCCATCACCATGATGCGCTCGGCGCCGGAAGCCCTCCGTGAGGCGGTGCGCCGCGCCTTCGTCGAGGCCGCCGCTACCGACCGCGAGGCCTTCCTGCGCATCAGCGACGGCACCGCCACCAGCTACGTTCCCGTCAGGACCGAGGACTATCAGGTGATGATCGATCTCTCGCGCTTCATCGACCAGATGCGCCGGCGGCGGAGCTGATCCCTCACCATGTCCAGCGCCGTTCCCCGCCTGCCCGACCACCAGCTCGCCGCCCTCGGCAGCGCCTATGCCGAGGCGGTCTCCGCCAAGCGTCGCCAGCTCGTCCTCGGCCTCGCGCTCTTCGCGCTCGCCTATGTCGTGGCCGGGATCGTGGCCGAGGTGCGCCCGACGACCTTCTTCACCAATCTCTGGCGCTTCACCGACTATCTCGGCCGCATCTTCACCCTCGAGCAGGGCGCCGCCGCCGGCCGCTTCGTCCTGTTCGACCCCGTCGAATGGATGTGGGGCTTCGACAAGTGGATGAAGCTCCTCTGGGAGACGCTGCTGATCGCCTATGTCGGCACGCTCACCGGCGCCATCGGCGGCTTACTTTTCGCCTTCCTTTCCGCCCGCAACCTCACGCCCAATTCCACCATCGGCTTCCTGGCGAAGCGTTGGCTGGAATTCTGCCGCACGGTGCCCGAAATCGTCTTCGCCCTCATCTTCGTGGTCGCCTTCGGCCTCGGCCCGGTGCCGGGGGTGCTGGCGATTGCCATCCACACCTTCGGTGCGCTCGGCAAGCAGTTCGCCGAGGTGGCCGAGAACATCGACATGAAGCCGGTGGACGGGCTGACCGCCACCGGCGCCACCTGGGCGGAGTGCATGCGCTTCGCCGTGGTGCCGCAGGTGCTCTCCAACTTCGCCAGCTACGCCCTGCTGCGCTTCGAGGTGAACGTGCGCGGCGCCGCCGTCATGGGCTTCGTCGGCGCCGGCGGCATCGGCCAGGACCTCGTCGAGGCCATCCGCAAGTTCTACTATTCCGACGTCTCCGCCATCCTGGTGCTGATCATCGCCACGGTCATGGTCATCGACCTCGCCACAGAGCGGCTGCGCCATCACCTCATCGGCATGGACAACCGCTCATGACCATGCCGACGACCGACCATCCGCTGCGCCTCGCAGCCCGTGCCGACCGCGACGGGCTCATCCAGCGCCACCCCGAGATTTTCCGCCCCTCACCCGCCCGAAGGATCCGCACCGGCCTGATCCTCGCCCTCCTCGCC contains:
- the phnC gene encoding phosphonate ABC transporter ATP-binding protein; the protein is MLTIDGLSRRFGAKIAVDDVSLDVSRGAFVGIIGRSGAGKSTLLRMINRLQEPSSGRILCEGRDVTALSGAALRDWRQSCAMIFQQFNLVGRLDVLTNVLMGRLNHVGQTRSLLKLWSAEDKAIALSALEQFDIASLAAQRAESLSGGQQQRVAIARALVQEPKIILADEPIASLDPRNTRIVMDALQRINRHYGITVVCNLHSLDLARSYCDRLVGMAQGRVVFDGAPADLTDDVARDLYGIESGDVLDGHTPVPVPAPALPAAAFA
- the phnD gene encoding phosphonate ABC transporter substrate-binding protein, with protein sequence MFDRRQIVAGLAGLPFASAAASAQGAWQTRFPELVFAVVPAENASGLTERMAPFNAYLSKELGVKVTLRIANDYAAVIEGQRAGQIHLGYYGPSSYVRAHTVTNGGVEPFVTTINSDGSIGYYSVLYVKANSTAASIQDLKGKNLCLVDPNSTSGNNVPRFAMSRMGIANPDQHFARVVYAGSHENAITAVAQGTCDAAFNWWNSEQDSNFSRMVNKNMVRNEDFKIIFKSDLIAGSPYAWLTALPADAKAAILKAFLEAPQKDKAAFDRLSDGKDRGFQKVTHQDYIPVVELQKFVDQMRRARS
- the phnD gene encoding phosphonate ABC transporter substrate-binding protein translates to MLSRRLALALAASLTLAAPALGQAEDWRRTHPELVFSIIPSENSSGVLDRYSPFMAYLSKALGVKVTLRVASDYAAVIESLRAGQVHFAHMGPAAYARAAIVTQNGVEPLVTMANSQGAIGYYSVLYVRAADPAQSLADLRGRNLCLVDPNSASGNNVPRFAMNKLGIDPEAHFGKIVYSGSHENAVIGLGQGTCDAAFNWWNTERESNLLRMVAKSMARAEDYRIIFRSDLIPGSPITMMRSAPEALREAVRRAFVEAAATDREAFLRISDGTATSYVPVRTEDYQVMIDLSRFIDQMRRRRS
- the phnE gene encoding phosphonate ABC transporter, permease protein PhnE → MSSAVPRLPDHQLAALGSAYAEAVSAKRRQLVLGLALFALAYVVAGIVAEVRPTTFFTNLWRFTDYLGRIFTLEQGAAAGRFVLFDPVEWMWGFDKWMKLLWETLLIAYVGTLTGAIGGLLFAFLSARNLTPNSTIGFLAKRWLEFCRTVPEIVFALIFVVAFGLGPVPGVLAIAIHTFGALGKQFAEVAENIDMKPVDGLTATGATWAECMRFAVVPQVLSNFASYALLRFEVNVRGAAVMGFVGAGGIGQDLVEAIRKFYYSDVSAILVLIIATVMVIDLATERLRHHLIGMDNRS